The stretch of DNA TCGATTTTTTAGTTGAGAAAATCAGTGTAGGAGCACCTTGCTCACTAGGTCTGATTGGGGACATGCTGAGCGGAGCTCCACCGAAATCTGCACCTCCTGCAACTACCGTAGAGTTTTTAAGAGCAGGATATCGGTTGGTTGGACTCATCCCAATTTTTCCTGATTTGCGGGAACTAGACTTGCTGGATTCAGGCAAAGAATGCGTTAGTCTTCTCGACTTCGCAGATAACTCTTCGTCCGTTTCTtcctcatcattttcttctgtaGACTTTTCGTCTATGGAATCGTTATCACTAGGTGGAGTTTCCTCCACTTCCTACGaatttacaaacaaaatttagttCTAGGTATAATGATTAACAAGATATtgacaaaatgaaatagatagtgaaaaagaatttacagCTTCGTTGATCAATAGTAGATCATCCACAATTGGTTGAATCGTACTACGATCCTCTTTGGTGGCCAGAGACTCAAATTTCTGACTTCCTCGTGAGCGGCTTCCAGATGATGACAACGATGCTTTAGCTTCTTCGACCTGCTCTATGACGGGAGATGGAGTTTTGTTGATGGGTTCCGTAATTTGCTTCGACAAGAGGTCGTCAGGTTCTTCCGATTCCGATTCTACATAAATGGATTCGTAAATGGAAGATAAACgaagaaatatattttcaactaGGACAAACCTGAATCGGAATCTAAGATTACTCTGGAGAACGCCGGTAACGACTTATTGGGAGGTCGGTTAGAACGCGATGGCAATTCCAATACAGGATCATCATCTTCAcctaagtaattttttaaagaagacaATTGGAATAATAAAGTCGAGATTCAAGAGATTAAAAAATCGCTTGTGTTGACGGAAAACCAACCTGATTCTGGGCGTGTTAtgttcttccttttgattACGTTTGATGAAGACTTTGATTCGGATGCCCTCCTTGAACTGCCTGGAAtactttcaatttcttcaagtAATGGCGAAGGAGTTTTGCGAGTAGCAGTTGATCGTGTTGATTTATTGGGGCTGTTGAAAACTTCATCAATTGTTTCTGACAAGGAATTGTAGGAAGCTCGGCTAGAGCTCCgcaagtttttttcaatttccttgaTTTTAGGCGATGGTAATAGATTCAATATGGGGCCATTGTCTTCATCTGAATAATGTATCAGAACAATTACAATTATTTGAATGGGCAAGATTTAAGGATCGTTTAAAGCTGAGTGAAACACTAACCTGAGTCTGGgcgttgaattttctttcttctgattACATTTGATGAAGACGATGATTGAGAGGCTCTGCTAGAACTCCGTGAAATATTTCTCGTTTCTTCAGCGGAAGGCGAAGTAGTTCTGCGAGAAGCGGTTGACCGTGATgaattatttgcttttttcaacACCACATCATTATTTCCCGGTAAGGATTTGGAGGCTCGGCTGGAACTAATGTTATCATTAGACTTTGTTACCGTCGTTGTTTTGTTGGAAGCTCGACTGGCACTGCGCAAACTTctgttaattttcttaattaccGACGAAACTGATTCAGCATCAGCATCTTCGGGATCATTATCTACCAATATACAGAAAACAATAATGGTATTTTAAATATGGCTAGGAAACGGGATATTGTCATTCTATAAGTTACCTGAAGCTGGGACTGCGCTTCGTTTGCTGTCATTTAATGACGATGATGACTTATTTGATGCTCGGCTGGAAGTACGCGAAaccgttcctttttcttctatttcttcgtCGACTAATGGAAGAGTTGCGTGATGCGAGGTTACCGCCGTTAAATTAGATCTCTTAGACACCAAAACGTTTGGGATTTCCAGTGTAGGACCTTTAAGAGGAGATTCTGATGATGCAGGAAtgtcattcttttctcttggctCCACTGTCGGGCCAGTCATTAAgtgtttactttttattatctGTGTGGATGATGTAGAAGGAGAAAAATCATCTGAGGATTCCAGTTCTGGCATGTCGCTATCGTCAGACAAATCAGAATCACTAGCTTTAGTTGGGGTTTCTAAGAGtgcttttgatttcttcatctCACCAGGATCTTGTTCTTTCTGGCTTTGTAGAGCTTTATTGAACGCTGTAGTCGACATTCGcgttttagattttttgacAAGGCGATTAATTTGTTGCATCTTTTCAGGACTTTCTAAAGCTGAGGGAATTTCCACGGAATCTTGTTCTTTCTCGTCTTcttgagttttttttgttactctAGTCGACATTCGCGATTTAGATTTGTTAACAAGGCGACTAACTTCTTGCTTCTTTGCAGGATTTTCTAAAGATGAGGGATTGTCTTCAGAATCTTGTTCTTGTTGATCTTCTAACACCTTTTTGAAGGTGGTAGTCGACATTCGCattttagatttgttttcaaGGCGACTAACTTCATGCTTCTTTCCAGGACTTTCTAAAGTTGAGGGGATTTCTTCAGAATCTTGTTCTTGTTGatcttttttcccatcaagGGTTTCTTTAAACATTGATGTAGATGTACGTTTCTTAGATTTCAAAGGTCTTCGAGAGAGTAATTTATCTGGACTTCCTAAATCAGAAGGAATATTTGATTCACCCAGGTCATCAGAGGTATTTACCACCTGTGACTGCTGACCGAGCTGCTGGCTTTGGAATGCTTTGGAATAAGCAGAAATTGACAtccgtttcttgttttttttggttggtatTGGGCGAACAACTAAACTCGGACTTCCTAAGTTTGACAGAATCTCAGAGTTATCAAAGACGGAATCATCCTGAAAGCTGTGAGTCCGTGTCTCATCaacactcttcttttttgagaCATTTCCTTGAGATAGTACTTCATCATTAAGTTTCCTTTTCTGAACCCTCTGACTACTTTGAGAACTTACTACAGGTGTAACAACTTCTTCGTTTTGTAGAACAAgtttctgaaatttaaaaaaccatttattattatgttgGAGCAAAGAATTCAACAAATTACCTTATTAGGAGGTTCAAAAATTTCGTCTAATAGATCAGGCGAATCAACTGGTGTGGCAATATCAAAGAACCTGTCAATCACACGTAGTGGTGTCGTAGTCTCAATCGATTTGTTCATCTTCTCATCTTTCGCCATTTTATTTGAACTATTAATTACTTGAATGTTACTTGAATGTGAAAACCTTTTATCGACATTACCGCCACAAAGCACAAAATCGAATTGTGGGAAATCAAATTGGAGGGAATAGGCTACAAAATAACAACTTCTGAACTGCAAAGGCCAGTCAACTGCAATTGATAGACTGATAGACTGTAGTAGCTGGTTGCTGGTATACTCTGGTGAGTGGTAGTCCTAAATATTttagcagagctatagactcctcaaaatgaaaatctttgacaggaataaattttattttttccggaATGCTTTATTtcgatatatttatattcGATAAACTAAATGTATTTAATAATGTTAAGAAATGGCACTGATACATATTTCTTAATTAGTAAACTAGCGGTGGCGCTGTAAAAccagaaagaaatgaaaaaaataatcccgctaaaaatgaattcttcATAACAAACTTTAAGTTTTGGGCTTAGTTTAGCGATATGTTTGTATTTACTGCTGGAGGCTACATCTAAACGGCTAGTTAATTAGTTTACTTACTATTATAGACCAATAGCTAAATTTTAGAACTTATCTGGCATggcataatttaaaaaacaaacggagGTATTCCGACAGACCCCTGGtcgcttcacggctgtgttggcttccctatcccggtttcagggtccACGTCCATCCGTGCagcgaaatttttcaaacagtgCACATAACGaatgaatttgacatttttgttgccgttttttggtttcaaactAGAATGCAAAaacatcatttttaaatgtttagcTAATTTTCCCGTAATTCTTACAAGGTAGCTCGGTGACTTAGCCGAAGGCCAACGCTTTTAACGTGAGCCCTAATTATATCTCACATAACGAATTCAGACTTAACGTCTTCTAGTATAAAATGAATTTACAATTTAGCACCAGGGACGTGGCGCTCGGAATCGTTAACACGCGCGGTCTCTTAATGGCAGATAGCGCGGGTAGTCCCTTCGTAAACTTAGAATTACAATTTACAGATAACCTGCAAgtcctatttttttctacttgtcTCTAAAACTCAATAATATGCTAGCGCACGGGGTTTTTATGTTTCAGCAATCGTAAGTTTTTAGCATAATCTCGACCGCAATCATCAACTTTAGTACCGACAGAATCCGTCGCTACGCTTGGCGAAGCATCCACAGCGAATAAAAAACGCCACCTGCATACGGCGGATTGGTAACCACAATTGAaaaatgcgttttttttttaaataaccgtttaaatttaaataacttaGGACTACTAGGacataaatagaaaatgaaccCCAGTCGTAAATTCTCTTTAAGCAAACATTTTGTCAATCTTCATACCTCTTCACTTGACTTGAATTTcacataaaatgaaattacttgGATCAAggatcaaaatcaaatacgCAATAAATAGTGATAAATTCTATgtttgaaattctttcatcAAGTTCTGACTCAAGGAAAGCCACTTCTTgatttataactttttttgcACATTTGGTACTAATGATTTTGTTGTGCTATAGACCTGTCACCATACTCGTTCAAATTGTATTAACGAATTCGTGAGATTCGATTCGAACAATATTAAGAATACAATAAAGCATTAtcacatgaaaaataaaataaagatacATCAAGAGCAATcaagaaaagtaaatttcaagattttctgTGAAATGAAATGTGAATCGATAATTCTAATCAGTGAGTGAAAGGTAGAAATCAAGTAATATCATATGAAATTTCTTGGTGAAtgtatttaattgaaaacaaacttGGGTAGGTAAACGGAATAAAGCACAAGGTTGGGGAATACAGGAACAACTAATTTCATCACAATCTCATTTatagagaaaggaaaaaaataaccgaaggaaggaaaacggaggacaataaaaaaaaacctaagctaataaaaaaaattatgcatcACCCACAGCCGATTAAATTGAAACTGGTGATTTCCCTAGGAATCTCGCGAGAGGCTTTATCAACCAAGTCTGGCCGACATGCATAATAATATGGTTCCTCAAACAGCACAAGTTGATACAAAATTAAACTGGCGACCATCATTGGGAGAGCAGGTTGGTTTTCTTTCTGCATCTGTTTAAGTTCTGTTTACGTTTTAGGTACAGAATTAGATcctaaaataaagaaaaacaaattattacaAATTCTATAATATGCGAGAGATATATGagaattttgaataatacCACTCGGTCCTGCTGGTTGATTCGATCCTGTAGCAGAGTTGTAAATAACAGGGGCCAGTCCATACAAATCTGTTCGCTGGTGTGGGCCTATGGTAGGCCTCCCGCGAGATCTTGGTGGAGCTGATGCGCCTAAACCACTGGGTCCTAAGACGAAGATGGTTAGTCagatatttaattttccaaataaataTGCAAACTACCTGGTAAGCCTGGTGATTGCGGAGTATTACCAAATTGGCGTTTGAGCTGGTCAGCAGCTACTTGGCGCTGCATTAGTAATCTTTGAGCATCACCGGGTTGCTGTAATGCTGCAGACTGAGCGGAAGCAGCGGCTGCGGCGGCTGAAGCGGCAGCTGCTTGCTGGACAGAAAAGTTTTGAAGTTGATCAAcctagaataaataaaaataataagttagGAACagtgttttaaaataaaaacaaaatctgattCATTAGAAAATGAACTCACTGTCAATCGAAGCCTTCCAAGGAACTCGTCCTGATTAATCCCAGGATTAGAGTTGTAGATCATAGCCGCTATGCTACTCAGTGGAATACCAGCAACCGATCGTCCGGCGAGTCCTCCTAAAATTTCTGGCATTCCAGGCATACTCATAAAACCAGGcatttcattcatcatcatgCCCATCATAGGGTTTACGCCgcgtttctcattttcaaagTCATCCCAAGCGGCTTTGCGCTCGGCTTCCGTCAGTTCTTCTTCGGACTTGTTTTCGAGAAGCGAGTCATGTTCGTGGTAAGTAACGATCCAGTCCTTTCTTTGGATAGTGAGCTCAGCCAGAAGACGATCTTTCGGTAGAAGGGGAGTCGGTCGACGTAAATGGCTATCAGGTTCGAAGATATATAACTCGTTAAGATCCGCTGAGTTGAAATGGCGTTCGATTTGTTGCTCATCGACAACTCGGCACGATAATGATAGTTTCGTAAcctagatttaaaaaaaaaaacggacaagATTAGATTTTATACGAGTGAACCGATAATGAACTCTTTTACCTGGCGATCGTAAATTTTCTCCTCCATGGTGCCTTGAGCCAAAAAACGATAAATATAGCAAGGTTTCTTTTGCCCAAACCTAGAATAAGTcataaaaattgtaagtttgcgttatttaataattaattaataatttaattaactcACCGATAAACGCGGAAAATACTTTGCACGTCGTGCGAGGGATTCCACGAGGCGTCAAAAATTATGACACGATTCGCTGCAACCAGATTGATTCCCAAGCCACCGGCTTTAGTTGAAATAAGAAACAGTCGAGAACGAAGATTGGAGGGATTGTTGAAAGCATTGCATGCGTTTTTACGCAGCTCCGCTGAAGTCTGTCCATCTAATCGGAAGTAGTCGTGATTGAAACGCCATGTCCCAATAGGATCCTGTTTTAACtgtatagaaaaaataatgcaTAATGTAAAATGAAGAACTTCATGatgctaaaaagaaaaacttacaTCGGTGCTTGCCAAGCTCGCCcgatttttctcattttgctCGTCCTCGGCTGCGAGGAATTCCTCGATCAAATTTAACGAAACAAGGGACTGGCTGAAAACCAGGACCTTATCACCAATGAGCTCGCACTGACGAAGAATATCCATGAGAAGTATGAGCTTGCCACTGTGTTCCATTTTGACCATGTCCTCGTCTTGGACGAATTGTGACCACCAGGTGCTAGACATTGGAGTAGTCACGCCTAATTCATCTTCTGGCGGAGGCTGATCTCCACGGGCAGCACGCGTTCTCATTCTAAAGTTGTTTGATTTAGTTCCTGCCGCTGAAAATTTAACCGACAAAGAGTTCGTTAGTAACAGTCGAACAtctataaaatgaaatgaaatggtaatttgaatttggggTTACACGTACcggcttctttttcatcgCCACTTTCATCCAAACAAACAACGCCGCCGTCATCGTCGCTCACGGGTGTTTCTCCTCGGTCGTCAATGAAATCCGCTATTGAACCTTCAGAATCactgctgttgttttttgcTTTAGCTTCACGATTAAGTTCTGCCAACAGCAACGCTTTGGGATGCGTCCAAACTCGCCCCAATTCCTGGAAATCGGCAAAGAGTCCAGCTCCTTTTCCGCGACCGATATGATTCGGACCACCCTTGGCATGATACTCCAGGTAATACTGGTACATCTTGATCTGTAGTTCCGACAACTTCACTGACACGACGTATTCGTGCTTAGGAGGCAAGAATGGAGTCAGAACGGCGTAATCGAATCGTTGCACGGaatctgttaaaaaaatatatatatctttagATAACAAAttcaaggagaagaaaaatgaaattcacctTCGAGCATTTTGTGCAATACGTGGGCTCGTCGTTTCATAACCCGTACGTCAGAGTCAGTCGAGTCGGCAGCCTGTCCGTTTTTAATGGGATTGGCAAATCGATTCGTGAATTCCCTAACTGTTCCCAGTAGATTAGGTTTGACGAACTGAATCATGCAGTGATATTCTAGCAAGCTATTCTGGAGCGGAGTGCCTGTCAAGACCACTCTTCTTCTAGTAGCGATCTTGTTCATTGCCTTGGACAGAGCTGTCTTCTCATTTTTCAGTAAATGGCCCTCATCGCATACAACGAGTTGCGGCCCAGGATCCACTAGAGAGCGTGTGAACACGTCGCgctctttttttgtgatttttttgttgttctcgtTAGTTAGGTTGCGATACATATCGTAACCAATGATCATGACCCCTCCACCTTCCAGCCAACTCTGTAGCGTGTACTTTCGGATATCTTTACTATTACCCTTGGCGCTTGCCATTTCGTACACTTCAACATCTGAATTTGGCGGAAGCCATACGTTAAACTCGTTGACCCAGTTTAGGACTGTGCTAAGAGGACAGACTACTAGCACACGATCAACCTGGatcgaagaaaaatacaatcaaTAATTCTCTTGAATTGATATCTAAgagcagaaaaaataagaggaaAGAACGCGATAATACCTTGCATGCTTTGTTTGTAAGGACCGTGTGCACCAACGTGACGACTTGAAGACTTTTACCCAAACCCATGCAATGGGCCAAAATACATCCAGAGCCAGGATGCTCCTTGAGTCTCTCGATGGATTCGAAGCAAGCATCCCACATGAACTTTACACCCTTGACCTGATGAGGCTTCAGTTTGGTGACGATATGTTTGTCCACCGTAACGAGTTCCTCTTTGGTTTTAGGGTCGAAATCTAAGACCAGGTGGTGGGTCTGCGCATTGATAAGGGCCATATCACCAACAAAGGCTTCATTGTAGAACCTTTGACGCTCAGCTATACGCCTTTTgcgatcttcttcttctttggcagCGGCTTTAGTTTCATCCTGTTAaagattaattttacaaatcaGATACGTACAAAGGaaacagcaaagaaaaaaaaattgaacaagcGACTCACCTTAAGGTTTGTGTCTTTCATGatctttttgatatttttcctgcCTTTCGATCCGCCAGCTTCCGATCGCTGGGATTCGTTCAGAACCTCAATATCTGAATCGTTTGAGTTCTCGGAGTCACTTGTAGCGGCTCTCTTGATTCGACGACGTGATTTGGATTTAGATTTTCCATCTTTGCTAGAGTCGTCATCATCCGAAACTTCATCCGATGGGCTTGAacgcttcttcttccgcttcttcttttctttttctgattctgAAGATTGAAAATCTGAGTCTGATTGAATGCGCCGCTTCTTCCTTTCTctagtcttctttttttctttcttggcttcCTTGCCTTTCTGTGATTTCTTCGTGTCAGATTCGGCATCGGGATCACCAATTGACATACGCAATAGCTTATCAGTTTTGAGATTCGAGCCTTTGACAGCACCTTCTTCATCTGTGCTTAGACCGatgacttcttcttttaactcAATTATTCCAATATCATCGGTTTCCATCGCCAAATCACAttctataattattttttcttctgctgatTTTGGAGCTTCGTCTGGAATATTCTCAGTTTCTTGGGTGTCCATATCaaaatctgaatctgaatCACTAGCTGCTAACAAAGCTAGACGAACGGCTTCGTTGCGATCAGGAATCGACGATGTCGTTGACAACTTGGTTATTCCAGTTACTTGCTCAGTTGCTTCAATCTCTGAGGACGAAGATGATGAATCCAGATCTTCAAGCCGAAAAGGTtttgtttcagattttttaatcTTTGAGTACTGTTTTTTAGGCTTATCTGCCTCTTTCTCAAAGCCCCCTGGATCGGAATCATCCAATTCAGAAGTCGAGCTATTTACTGCAATTTTTATCGGACTTTTCACTAGGCGGTCGACTTGTTTTTTGAGCATCGATTCTTCCGATTCCTTTCCGTTTAGCACTTCgttctgcaaataaaaaatttttgttttaagttattagaaatgtttttaatctACTCTTATCCTTACCAAATTAGTGATGCGATTGACGACGACGGCGCATTCGGCTTTCAGCTTAGGATCGTCCTCTAACCCCAGCGGtatgcttcttcttttctttgttctcTTTACACGAGGGCTGAGCTTCAATTCAGCGAGACTGTCGTCTGAATCGGAGGATTCCCTTAAAAGTTCTAGCCTTgccttttcattcaaatctaTTTCTGGTGATGATGACGATTTGAGAGATTTCGAGCTCTGACTTGTCACTGGTGTTGAGGTTCTCAATGTTGAGTTGACAATGACTTCATCGTTCGATGCAGGCAAGACTTTTGTGCTGGTGCGTTCCTTTGAGGTTGGTGTACTTCTAGAGAGTTTAGATTTGAAGGATTTATTTCCTGTTGCTGCGAGAGACGGGGTGCCTACACCTCTTGCTGAGCCGGCAGTGGGGGATGGTGTAGTAGAAATTTTCGCTTCTTGTTTGATAACGACTTTGTCATTATTAACATTACTGACCTCACCTTTTGGCAAAATATGATCGAGTGGAACTGTCTTTGTGGAATCCTCAAGATCGGAATCATTTTCAGATTGGGTCTTAGCGAACATATCGGGTGAATGCGAATTTAACTCTGTCGTTATAAATTTGACTGGAAATGGTTCCAGAGACAGCTTATGATCACCTTCAACTAAACTAGCTTGCCTTTCTTGGAGAGCGTCTTCTTCGGTCGGTTTACTTTCAGTAAGCTCTGAGAACGTATCGAAAAATTCGACAGATTCATCATTTGCGAGAGTATCTTCCACTGTTGGCAATCGGGTCTTCTCAGCTGCGTTGGGTTGTGCTTCAGCTTCATTTGATGAGCTGTTGTCCCCAGACTGTTCTTCTGTTGGTAAGGGACTTGGGCAATGTGGAATAGTTGCTTGACTGCTCAAGGAGCAAATAGATTTCCGAGGAGAATCTTTCGTAGAATTTGAAGTTGCCGAATGGGGAGGTGGCGATTCCCGAACTTCGGCATAGTAATCTTGCTTGCTGTTTGCTTCCCtaaagtttttaattttcactaTAAGTCGCTTGCCGGCTCTTGGAGTCGAATCCTGCTTTAAGATGGATGATTCCTGTTGATCGACCTCTATGTCTGCGGTGTTGCCATAATTCTGTTCAAATTTAGCAACCAGCTTCTCCTCCAGTAACTTCATATTTAGGCGAGTTGTGACGACGGCTTTACGAAGTTTACGGCAGTAATTAACGACCTTGTCTTTCTGTTGGTGACACGAACTTCCATCGGCTTCTTCGCATTCTTTAGACCAACTGACTCCCACTTTTGATGCCAGTGCCTTACAGTACGTGGCCAACTTTTCTGCTTCACTTATGATGGCTGGCAACCAAATGGAAGGATCACTCGAAACATTCGTGTCCTGCAGTGATCGCCTTGACAAAGACTTTcgactaaataaaataaataaacatttataACACGTTTAAAGGTATTattaattgattcattttaaaatgggaGAAATGCATACCCAGGAGTTGATTTCATCGCTGACATGACCATTCTACATAGCGCTCTTTGACTCCAAAGGGGAAGATTGTTGCAAACTAAGCAACTCCACTTGCACTTACTGCTTGTGATTTCTAGAAGATTCACACGTCCTAAGCAACGTCTTAAGCATGCCTGTCATGTACATTCGGATAGActgattaaaagaaaaacctacTTTCTTagcgaattttaaaaacattaccTTGCAAAACACATTCGTGCAGGTATCGCAGCATATAATCATTCCGCCTTCGGCACACCAACGGCAATACTCATCATGTCCGTTTTCATCTTTGGTAAAAGGGCCGTTACTGTAAAATTCTCGACAACTCTacgaattgaaaataaaattcgtaACCAGAACATGACtgtgaaattaaatgaaactaACTTTGCACACGAGTACACCTAAAACTGGGTGGATTCTGATGTTATCCCGATTGACAAGGAAAAGCTGGCACGAACAAGTGGTACACTTCAATGATGACATCTGAGCATTATTTGCTGTAGACACATACACAATTAAAGTTATTGTAATGGAAATTTAAAGGCAAAATAAGGTAATTTACCCTGCTTGTAATTCTCAAAGAATTGCAGCTCTTCGTCAGTCATTTTCATTAGTGTTTCTTCATCATAGATAATTGAACTTTGATTAAATGGAACTAAAGATTTTCCAGTGGTAACTGCCATGGAATTTTTTGAAGCTGAGGCAGTAGGTTTTCCATTATCCTTCAAACCACAGGTGGCTCCAACATACTCTTCCGCTGAAGAGTCTTCAAACATATCAACATCATTTGAAGAATCTTTCtccaatctaaaaaaaaaacattaagtcATTAAGGCATTGAAAACAGATAATAAAACACTGTGTGAAATATTTTACCTGCAGTCTTCACTCATGTCCTCATTCTGTTCTGCTGAACCAAAATCAGGAATGCTGAAATCCTCGACAGATGAGGTCATTTTTCTCTAAAATAATTaacgaatttttaattgaaaaaattaattgaaagtttcataagtaaataaattgaaaactaTTGGTGATCAGTAAGTTGAAAGGGATAGTTCTCAAAAGTGTTCACTCATGCATGGACCCAAGACATCTAAAGgtcacttgtttttttgtctttgtaaTAACAACAGAAATTTTTAAGGAAACAAACATTCACAGGGAAAGACAAAAACCAAGAAGCCAAACTGAGCAGGGAAATCACAACAAAACTTAACAGTGAAGCATTCATAGCCTTTATCGTAAATTACCCAATCTTTTCAATGCTTCAGTTTCGACCGTAACTGAGCAATCTCGTACGCAAACCCAGCAAATCTGAAAATCTGCATAAAATGCCAATATCAGGAGGAGcacagtagaaaaaaaaaagaactgttaACAAATTCAGTGTCTttctaaaaaccaaaaaaatagttgTGAGGACTCAAGGCGCCATTAGACCGGCTAACAACGTTGTCGGATtgtatttttgtcttttttttttatttcgttctgATCTTTTGTGTTGAAGGAGGGGGTACATTGCGCTGAGCCAAGAGCTGTGCGCGCgtctgtttaaaaaataaatcggcGTCGACGAAGAGTGCgcaagatgaaaagaaaaaaactaggG from Daphnia pulex isolate KAP4 chromosome 4, ASM2113471v1 encodes:
- the LOC124193173 gene encoding transcriptional regulator ATRX homolog isoform X2 yields the protein MFEDSSAEEYVGATCGLKDNGKPTASASKNSMAVTTGKSLVPFNQSSIIYDEETLMKMTDEELQFFENYKQANNAQMSSLKCTTCSCQLFLVNRDNIRIHPVLGVLVCKSCREFYSNGPFTKDENGHDEYCRWCAEGGMIICCDTCTNVFCKACLRRCLGRVNLLEITSSKCKWSCLVCNNLPLWSQRALCRMVMSAMKSTPGRKSLSRRSLQDTNVSSDPSIWLPAIISEAEKLATYCKALASKVGVSWSKECEEADGSSCHQQKDKVVNYCRKLRKAVVTTRLNMKLLEEKLVAKFEQNYGNTADIEVDQQESSILKQDSTPRAGKRLIVKIKNFREANSKQDYYAEVRESPPPHSATSNSTKDSPRKSICSLSSQATIPHCPSPLPTEEQSGDNSSSNEAEAQPNAAEKTRLPTVEDTLANDESVEFFDTFSELTESKPTEEDALQERQASLVEGDHKLSLEPFPVKFITTELNSHSPDMFAKTQSENDSDLEDSTKTVPLDHILPKGEVSNVNNDKVVIKQEAKISTTPSPTAGSARGVGTPSLAATGNKSFKSKLSRSTPTSKERTSTKVLPASNDEVIVNSTLRTSTPVTSQSSKSLKSSSSPEIDLNEKARLELLRESSDSDDSLAELKLSPRVKRTKKRRSIPLGLEDDPKLKAECAVVVNRITNLNEVLNGKESEESMLKKQVDRLVKSPIKIAVNSSTSELDDSDPGGFEKEADKPKKQYSKIKKSETKPFRLEDLDSSSSSSEIEATEQVTGITKLSTTSSIPDRNEAVRLALLAASDSDSDFDMDTQETENIPDEAPKSAEEKIIIECDLAMETDDIGIIELKEEVIGLSTDEEGAVKGSNLKTDKLLRMSIGDPDAESDTKKSQKGKEAKKEKKKTRERKKRRIQSDSDFQSSESEKEKKKRKKKRSSPSDEVSDDDDSSKDGKSKSKSRRRIKRAATSDSENSNDSDIEVLNESQRSEAGGSKGRKNIKKIMKDTNLKDETKAAAKEEEDRKRRIAERQRFYNEAFVGDMALINAQTHHLVLDFDPKTKEELVTVDKHIVTKLKPHQVKGVKFMWDACFESIERLKEHPGSGCILAHCMGLGKSLQVVTLVHTVLTNKACKVDRVLVVCPLSTVLNWVNEFNVWLPPNSDVEVYEMASAKGNSKDIRKYTLQSWLEGGGVMIIGYDMYRNLTNENNKKITKKERDVFTRSLVDPGPQLVVCDEGHLLKNEKTALSKAMNKIATRRRVVLTGTPLQNSLLEYHCMIQFVKPNLLGTVREFTNRFANPIKNGQAADSTDSDVRVMKRRAHVLHKMLEDSVQRFDYAVLTPFLPPKHEYVVSVKLSELQIKMYQYYLEYHAKGGPNHIGRGKGAGLFADFQELGRVWTHPKALLLAELNREAKAKNNSSDSEGSIADFIDDRGETPVSDDDGGVVCLDESGDEKEAAAGTKSNNFRMRTRAARGDQPPPEDELGVTTPMSSTWWSQFVQDEDMVKMEHSGKLILLMDILRQCELIGDKVLVFSQSLVSLNLIEEFLAAEDEQNEKNRASLASTDLKQDPIGTWRFNHDYFRLDGQTSAELRKNACNAFNNPSNLRSRLFLISTKAGGLGINLVAANRVIIFDASWNPSHDVQSIFRVYRFGQKKPCYIYRFLAQGTMEEKIYDRQVTKLSLSCRVVDEQQIERHFNSADLNELYIFEPDSHLRRPTPLLPKDRLLAELTIQRKDWIVTYHEHDSLLENKSEEELTEAERKAAWDDFENEKRGVNPMMGMMMNEMPGFMSMPGMPEILGGLAGRSVAGIPLSSIAAMIYNSNPGINQDEFLGRLRLTVDQLQNFSVQQAAAASAAAAAASAQSAALQQPGDAQRLLMQRQVAADQLKRQFGNTPQSPGLPGPSGLGASAPPRSRGRPTIGPHQRTDLYGLAPVIYNSATGSNQPAGPSGSNSVPKT